A region of the Melanotaenia boesemani isolate fMelBoe1 chromosome 6, fMelBoe1.pri, whole genome shotgun sequence genome:
CAAGCAGCGGCCTCATGGATTCGGTGCATGGTGAAGcaaaaatatgattttacaAATGGAACTAGGACTGTGAGTATTATCTCCTGCTCCTCACTCAACATGGTATCACATGCATGTAGCATGGTGTTTAATACTAgtcagtggtgtagtctagttttttctagtgggtatactctGATCTTTCCTCACCCGGCTTCGCATGCACCCCCATCCTGAACCAACATCTGCCCCACACCACCCCTCCCAGAGCAACAGCTGCTCTAAAACAGCCCCACACAAGAACCACCATGGTCATTAATGCATAAAGTAAACAAATCACTAAGATTCTGAAAGACTGGTTATGAATTATCGAAATGTAGATAAGTAACACAAGACGTTGTAATGGTCATTAGCAGTtggactttatttaaacatttaacaacCAGTGACAAGACAAGTTTCAGATAAAGAAAGTGAATAATTAAACAATACACTTGTACAAAAAGGTTTTAGCAATTAATTGCAAAAGATGgtgcaaaaaacacaaataaacttctCTGAAGAAACCATGTTCTCCTCCCAAATCCCTTTACTATTCCTCCCTCTGTCCACTTCAGTAAAGGCAAGTCTGTTAGATAAAGAGTAACAGACACACTCTGTGGAAACACTGCGGCTAAAAAACCCAAAAGTAACAGCTCATTTTCAGCTAACTTTGTATCACTACAAACAGTAgtattataaaaatgtaaacagtctttaaataaaataaacaatactcATACAAAGTTTCAGCAATTAAGTACATAAAAAATGGGTACATTCTGGGATACTAAAGGGACACGTCTGCAACACCAATCAAGTGTGGGGCTTAATTCAGATGGCACTAGGGGTCTTGCAATGTGTCAAAACAACATGTCGAacaccaataaaacattaaaccaacatcaacacttttttctctgtttaaagCATCAAACCCATCAGGTTCCTGCCATGACATTTGCTTTAACGTTCAGTTTGATAAAGTGGCCTGTGagaaaaatgctgcaaactGCATAAGTTACCCTCTCTGAAGAAACTTCCATGTTTTTTGTGGATGTCAAACTCCTCCCAAATCCCTTTAACATTCTTAACTGCTGTAAACCTCAGTAAAAGGAGCAGTCTGTTAAGATATCCCACATAACAGACATTCTGTCGAAGCATTGctgttgctgttaaaaaaacaaaagtaacagCAAATTTTTAACTAGCTTTGTATCATCACatcagtaaaaatgtaaacagtctATAACAGTCCTGCACAAATTACATCACTGGTCCTTAACTCAACCTAAATAACTAGCAGTCTAATTATTTGGAATCTGTTGCCATTCTTTTAACATCATCACCATATATTTATTGGGAGTATGGTGTTACTGGTCCAAAAGCAGGGTTAAGAAGGGAGGTGTAGGTGGGCAAAGTAGCCTGAAGATTACAAAGCCTTCCAAATAAGTTTGTGCTCAACCATCTTTTGTGCGCATTTCCTCTTTGCCTGTGTGGCAGAACGATGGCTTTTCAACCAAGTTGTGACATACTGCCTTGGCTCAAACAAACTTAAGGGAGGCCCATTGATGCTGATCATCATTAAATTACATACATTAGACAACAATAGTGTAGATCTCTTGTCTGTGCATACATTGTTCATCAGACTGAAACCCCTTTCACATTCAGCAGTGCTGCAAGGAAAGGTCTGCATGCATTGAATGAGTGGTTTTAGTCTTTCAGGCTCTTTGTCTGGGTGCTCAAGGAAGTCTCTCATACCATTCACAGCTTGCTCCTCACACAGACTGAACCGCCTGCACAGTCGTTTGACTTCTAACTCACCATGTCGGATGCCAGGTGTTGATGGCCAGGTGTTGGTGTCCAGAATGCTAAGATCACAAAGTATTTCATCTTCAAATGAGAGCCGCTTTTCCATGTTGGTGATCAGACTTTGGAGGAATTGCTTTCCATTGATTTGTGTGAGCTTTGCATTTGATTCCAGGGAAACTGATCCAAAATGCCCAGAAATCTGTGCTTGCAAAGCCTCTTCAGATTTCTCTCCTGGAGAGTCTTTGAATGATGCCAGGACTCGAATGGTGCGCCTCAGAAACTTATCTGCTTTCAGCAGCGTGACCGACTGCGCCTGGAGCTGCTGAGACAGGTTTGAAAGTTCAGACAGTACATCGTACATGGGTCCAAGATCACACAGAAATTCCTTGCTTTGCATACGACGTGCCAGGCCTCTGTAAGTTTGTCTCTCTTtgctgtttcttgttttgtcttCTGCAGCATTTTCAAAGTGTCTGTTCAGTGCTTCATATGACCTCCACACAGCCTTTACAGAACGGAAGCTGCTGGCCACCCATCGTGTGCTTAAAACCCTGTCGATACTCAGGACTTGTGAGCCCACTTCTTGTGCTGCCTCCTGAAGTTCCCTTGCATTCTTATTGGACTGACTGTAGAGATTGTGGATCTTCTCCATGAACACCTTGAAGTGGTTGACTGCCTGAACTTCATCCACAGCATCAGATACAGCCAGTTCCAAACGGTGGTTCATGCAGTGCCATGTGAAAAGGTTGGGGTATCTTTCAGTCAGCCTAGTTGCCACACCAGTGTTTTTGCCTAGCATCACACTGGCACCATCAGAAACAAATGAGACCCAGTTCTTTTGAAGCCATTCTTCACTGAAGCCTGCAGTGTTCAAACTGTTCAACAGAGCCTCCTCAATGCCTGCTGCTCTTTGGCTTTCCAGCTCAACCAAATCAAGAAACAAAAATTCAGGAGTAGCTCCATCTGTAGAGGCTTTCACATAGACAATCATGGCAGATTTGTGGCTGAGAGATGTAGCCTCATCAATCAGAACAGACAATTTGCTTGAAGAAGACACTATACTGTCaacaatttttttctgcatctcctttGCTATATGTTGCACAATTGCTGTGGAACTGTACCTTGAGTGCAAACTAGTGCCCATGTTGATaccatttctttgctgaagtTCAATGAGATCATAATGATCAGTGAACGGCCGGTTCATCTTAGCGAGATAATATGCTGTTCTGAATACAGCATCAGTCTCAGCTAGCACAGTTTCTGATGCAGTTCTCACCATGTTTCCAAGTAAATTCCTTTTGCCTTTTTCAGTAAGCTCCTGGGCTATTTCATGTGCCCTAGATGTCTCATGTCGCCGGATTTTGTTCCTAAAGGATGCTAAGGCTGTTTGTCTGTCACTTGTGCAAGAGGACTGGATTTTAAAGGACACCCACTCCTCAGACGTAGACACCCTTTTCTCTGTGAGGATGCCTGTTGATTTTGTTGCACTGCAAACGGCACAACCTGGaggcaaacaaaaacattgataattaatttaacacattaaaacGTATCTATATTAATGTTAGGACCTGCTTAACAGGCCATAATCTACTAATGAACTGTTCACTATCTTCAAACATGGGTTttaaaaaatgcctgaaaaGTTGACTAAAGGAGACAAAAATCCCACTATTTCAATAGCTTAATGTCACAATACATCAAACATATGAGTCATTTAATGGTTTACACCATATCTTGATTAATGGACCTTTATGATGTCAACAAATTCTTTTATGTTTCAATAGCATTTCTCTGAATGggatattaacattttaatataacattAACTTtgcaactcaactcaactttatttataaagcgttttaaaacaactacagctgcaacaaagtgctgtacacatCAGCTAAATggtatcaaataaaataaataaataaaacacattttaatagcCTAAAAACTAGTTTAATATTTACCTAACTTTCCGTTTCTCCATTCTAACCaagcatgtctgtttttaaattctctTGCCTGACTCTCACTCCACAGGGCTGGCCAGGTTGAGTTCTCGTCTACAACACACATGAACGTAGGTTTACATTAGCAGCCGCACCTCGTAACTTCAGCTAAACCTGCCAGTTAGCTAGTTTTACATGAATTCAAATGTGTCAATCATTTGTTGTAAGAATAGTGGTACTGATAACTATTAATATAATATGCACGGGTTGGTTTTCACTTACCAAGTAAGACGCTGTCAGTAGGCTCCGCTTCTCCGCTATCAGATGAAGTTGTGGCTCCAACCTCCTCACGTTCAGACTCCTTTTCCAAagagttagcattagctgctgcagctgtagtGTCCCCGGAAGCGGCAGTATTATTAGAGCACGCACCCGACTTGCTGAAACACTGAAGTAGTGTTAtttggctttgttttcttttcattttttttctctccttctccaCTAACTAGCGTTGGTTCAACATTTATTAACAAACAGTATGGCGCCTGTCATACAATTTCCCTCCTTCCATTAGTGTCGAGTCCGCTTCGTCACGCTTGACGGAAGCCCCTATGGTCCAAACTTGTTCACTTCGTAAAGCAGTGACAGCAGGAAGGAAAGTGAACGTTATGTGACAAATCCCCTCTGATACGTATCTTTGCGCATTTTTCAGCGGTTATACGGAAATTTGTGACAttttctagtgggtatacgGCGTATACCTGCGTATCacgtagactacaccactgatACTAGTGTTGATTAATACAGCTAAAGGGCTTTTCTAAACAAGAAAATCAACTGATTTTCCAGTGAAAATGAGTCAGATTGTAGAACAAACTTGGAAGAGGAGAAAGGTTAGCACCAGCACAAGATTCAGTATCTGGCCAATGATTCCCAAGCAGTTGAAGAGTATTCTGAGAGACCATCTCCACATGAAGGGACTAAAACCGAGGATCAAAATATGACTAACATCCAGACGAACACATGACAACCCACTTGAAGGTCTTGGATGTTCTGAACATGCGCGAAACCACATATGAGCAGTGGAAACTCCACATACGAAAGGCAAGGGATCAGATCAAGTCATACATGACAGAAAATGAGTTCTGGACTCTAACTGAAGAACTTAGGAAAGATAAACAAGATATGAACATGTATTGTGGCATTCGAGATTTCAACACATTCTCCACTGATTTAAGACGGCGAGTCGATACAATGCGAATCAGACACTGCAGAAATTATCGGCATTGCCTCTGGTAGAACTATAGCTGAAGAGTTTGATGAAAATCAGAAAAGGCACCGCTTACATGAGCCGCTACACTGTGACCATGCAAGGTCCATCTATGTGTAATAGAACAGGGTGGCGGTGCAAATCACAAAAAGGCAACCAGCTATGCCACCAGGGGACTTCACACCACAAAGCAGCTCCATTCACCATAAAGTCAGATTCTTAAAGCATATCACCGGCCAGAGACATGttacaatataaaaatacatcatttttatttcagcacTATGAGTGGCAGAGACACAATTCTTAATGGTGATTGCGTTTCTGGGCTTCGTATAAGGGGATACAGCTATGCCACATTCATCCGCTAATGGAATGTGAAGTGGACCTTCTCACTGGCTACAAATACTCTAAAGCAATGGCACCAAAGGAAATCATTCTCAGAGGAGATGAAGAACCTTGTGCTGTACAGACAGATATAAGCAGGAGCATTATTGGATGCTCTTGTTGTagaaaattaccaagagtctggaatgagtaaaagtataaaaaagcttattacaggagaagtattgaataaagaattacttgcaagtaatgagagtggtcatcccgactcgcgtgaagtcgagggagactctggggaggcaagaggaaaaacaatagttatacatttctgtagaaagaatcctccttcctgaagaccttgggtggacacacaactccaagagctgctgtcaaaaacaacctcacatagttgtgcctccaccagaaccagtctgactaagggcCTGGGGCAGGACCAGaaaaaggtcatcttacccttgtagtgaacttttaacagagcatgtacatgaagagaataaaccttaaaagtgaataaaagcatgaagagtaaaaatgtacaatgtaaaaagtgtaaacgAAAATTGTAAAGGAAGTtattataggtgtgattataataatatatatagagcacaataagtaaaatttctttgaCACTCTTCACAAGGTTGTGAATTGCAACACACAAGTGGTGTGTGTCAGAAGATTGCTGTGAAGGAGCTGCCCCGTAAAACTCCTGCTGACGTTCAAAGCTCTGAAAACCCCATTGAGCTTGACAAAAAAGCACAAGAACTCTGTGCCATGGGTGGCCTCCGACTACAAATTTGTATCACATGAGAGGGCCATCCTAGAGAGGATATCGCTCTCAGAGCAAGAATCCAACACAAAGACTATAGACCTTTTATTTGATAATACACCATTGGAGAGAGCTCTTGGTATTCAGTGGAATGTCAACTCTAAACATTTATAGATTAATGTCAACTCCAAAAATCAACCCACAAGACATTGTGGTATTCTGTCTATAGAGGCATCCATATACGACCGGTAAACAAACCAGATTTCAAACTTCACTGAGTTCCAAACATCACTGAACACAGCTCAAACACTATCACCTCAATCATTAAAgcaaatgttcaaataaatatatttatgattttttGAGGGGGGCTCCTACAATAGACCTAATGATGCCCATTCCTAAAGTCCTCAGGTATTCTCATTTATCCTATAACTGAGTTTTCATGCTCCTCCAGGAAAACTAGAAAACAAATATCACTACCCTCCGTTCATGTCCTACCATATTGTTACCTTTGATAACTTTACTGTGTCCTATTAGCTGACGAAGATgttgcataaataaaaaaaaaagaggggaaatTGGACATTAttatttgatggaaaatatgagctgatagtgaagctgatggcagcaacacgtgtaaaaagaagttccagggtgatgttcggcacggtggaaaaagtagttccagggtgatgttcggcatggtggaaaaagtagttccagggtgatgttcggcacagtggaaaacgtagttccagggtgatgttcggcacggtggaaaaagtagttccagggtgatgttcagcacgctgtaaaaagtagttccagggtgatgttcagcacgctgtaaaaagtagttccagggtgatgttcggcacggtgtaaaagtagttccagggtgatgttcagcacgctgtaaaaagtagttccagggtgatgttcagcatggtgtaaaaagtagttccagggtggtgttcagcatggtgtaaaaagtagttccagggtgatgttcggcacggtgtaaaagtagttccagggtgatgttcggcacgctgtaaaaagtagttccagggtgatgttcggcacggtggaaaaagtagttccagggtgatgttcggcacggtgggaaaagtagttccagggtgatgttcggcacggtgggaaaagtagttccagggtgatgttcggcatggtgtaaaaagtagttccagggtgatgttcgggaCGGTGCAAataatagttccagggtgatgttcagcacggtgtagcattccctcttcttctaacaaatgtctggaaacatctgggaagtgaggagaccagttgctggagttttaggagaggaatgttgtcccattctggtctgatgcaggattctagctgcaaggcaaggcaaagcagtttatttgtacagcacatttcatgtacaagacaatttaaggtgctttacataaaacaaaagcattgcagatattaagaaatagtaaaaggcagcaacacaaagcaagaattacaataaaatcgtaaattacattaaaatgattaaaagcaagacaagttaaaaagttaccgtgcagagtTCATGCATaagcacatgagaaaagaaatgtttttaacctggatttaaacgtttctacatttggtgaaagtttaatcttcactggcagtttgttccacttgtttgcagcataacagctaaatgctgcttctccatgtttagtctggattctggtctggactagttgaccagagtctttggatctaagagctctgctaggtttatattctctgaacatataacagatgtattctgggactaaaccattctgggatgtaaacgatcagaagggttttaaaatctattctgtgactgactggaaaccagtgtaaagattttaaaactggtgtgatgtgttcagatctctcagtcctggttaaaactagcagcagcgttctggatgagctgcattagtttaatgctctttttaggaagtcctgttaaagaccattacagtaatccagtctactggagatggattcatggaggagtttctcctggtctttctgtgagactaaacttttaattctgttgatgtttctgagctggtaaaaagcttcttagtgaagctttgatgtggctgctgaaagtcaggtctgagtctatcaacactccaaggttaccaacttggtcagtgattttaagaacCCGAGTCTCCGGGTGTTTACCAATGACCCTCTTCTCTTaagctcagttttgtcttcatttaattgtagaaaattctccctcatccaggtgtttatttgctccagacactgacacaataagtctattgggctgcagtctTCTGGTAACAGACATAAaattgtgtatcatctgcataactttgataactaatgctaaagttctgtaatatttgacccaaagggggcagatacaagttgaacagaagaggtccaaggactgacccctggggtaCTCtgcaagtcatggccactcgctcgggcTGCCGATCGGAACAAAATAACTCCAGCATTCAGCAAAActgcagctattcttcctggggttcGACACATAAAACTTAGAACAATTTTAATTATAAGCAGACATACAAATGtagcattgaaaaaaaaagtaaataaacaaaacacacaaaaaaataaaataaaataagagtgTCATGTTAAACACTCAACGATAATCAAAACaatacatatttatacattCTATCACATAGCATCAATAAAGTCATTGTATAATTATAACTCTAGCCAATGACccatttacagtttttctctattgccaaaacacaaaacccagtactctaaaccaaatgaccagttgcctaaacacatttagtaaaacTCCCCCCCTTTtgccacaaccacaaacacaattcacctgtagacactgttcacaaaacccatcccctttttctcaaaactcaaaacaaaaattgccgtgctaaaacacattttgcatataACTCTGCTCCAATATGCATTGTGAAGctcatgtgatgcaaaatgctaCCCACAATCAGCAAAACTTGAACACAATGAACATACCTGGTGCCAATCAGTAAACACAACGACTCATAATTGAAAACACCtattgcaaatgatgtgaccacacctatataagtcagtgcagtttgctgaaagttcaaaaacaaaaatggatgatgaagacagaagaagaggagtttgtgtcagaggagggagaggagtttgtgtcagaggaggcagaggagttcgtgtcagaggaggcagaggagcgggccgaggagggagaggagcaggtcaaggaggcagaggagcgggccgaggagggagaggagcaggtcaaggagggagaggagcgggccgaggagggagaggagcaggtcaaggagggagaggagcgggccgaggagggagaggagcaggtcaaggaggcagaggagcgggccgaggagggagaggagcgggctgaggagggagaggagcaggtcaaggagggagaggagcgggccgaggagtgGGCCAAGGAGGGCGAGAAGCAGTCCAAAGAGGAGCAGGCCAAGGAgcgagaggagaaggagggcaaGCAAGACAACGCATTTTCATTACAGATGAAATGAGAGCAACAGTCATTGACCACGTCATTGTCCACGGCATGACAATGACCGAAGCGGGACAACGAGTCCAACCAAACCTCAGCAGATTCTCAGTGGGCACCATTATTCGGGCCTTCAGAGAACACAACAGGTACTGTATGTAGTAGTTTTTTAGTCACTACACTAGATATTCACAGTATACAGTAGTATAGTGGAGTGCACCTACATACAGACAAGTGCAATCATGGTTACAGTAAAAGTGTGTACTGCAAGGACCATTTCTGACCAAATGACTATGTTTGTTTCTCTAGAGTTGAAAGATTGCCATTTGCAGGTGGGAGGGCTTCCAGATTCACACCAGCCCAAGAGGTCCTCATTGTGGATATGGTTCGGGAGAACAATGTGATCAGACTACGGGAGATACGGGAGAGGATCATTGGTGACAATTTGAACTTTCCGACCATTGACAATGTCAGCCTGACAACCATAGACAGAGTCCTCAAGCGCCAGAGAGTAAGAATGAAGCAGGCCTATAGGGTACCCTTTGAGCGCAACTCTGGAAGAATAAAACACCTCCGTCACCAGTATGTGCAAGTAAGTACAGTACAATCCATGGCCTACAGTACTTTACATACAATACTATACTGTCGTACTGTAATGTGCTCTATTGACTGTCTTTCTGAACACCTGAAAACGCTATTTGTTTCCACAGAGGATGTTCCAGTTGGAGTCCATGGCCAGACcccatgaatttatatttgtggATGAGGCTGGCTTCAACCTcacaaaaaggaggaggagaggccgTAACATCATAGGACAGAGAGCTATCGTTGATGTGCCCGGCCAACGTGGAggaaacatcactctctgcgcTGCCATGAGTTCTAGAGGGCTTCTCCACCGGCATGCTGAACTTGGTGCCTACAACACTGAGCGTCTCCTCACCTTCCTAGGAGAGCTCAGAGATGTTTTGCATGACAATGACCACCTGAATGCTCGGCCAGCAGATCACCACGACCAGCAGATTCCTGGGCCAGCTGATCTTCCCATATACGTCATCCTCTGGGACAATGTTAGCTTCCATCGCAGCATCCAGGTCAGAGAGTGGTTTAACATCAATCAGCAATTCATTAATGTGTGTCTGCCACCCTACTCTCCGTTCCTAAACCCAATAGAGGAGTTCTTCTCAGCATGGCGGTGGAAGGTCTATGACCGCCAACCTTACACTAGAGAGAACCTTCTCAGGGCTATGGACCTGGCCTGTGAtgatgtggctgtggaggcgTTCCAAGGCTGGGTGCGGCATGCCAGGGCATTCTTCCCACGTTGTTTGGCTATGGACAATATTGCCTGTGACGTTGATGAGGTCCTGTGGCCCGACCCAGCCCGACGACGTGATGCCTCTCCATGATTTCGGTGTCAACATACAACATACTGTGTCAATTTTCAACgtactgtaataaaagaaatcgcACCCTGAACATTGTGTTCTCAATTGTTACTGTACAGTATCTATTGTGTGTGTAATGGATCCTCCATGGAGTTTAGtactcatttttgcattgagttgtgatattactgcattttctgcattatgtaactattcccatgaaatgcacaaatctatagaaaatgcccaaaacatatttgagaataaataaggGTTGCTCAAATGCATCCTGGCagttgtgaaactgtaaaaagaacagtctcacactgtgaaaattgtgctttcaatttttttggtaatgtggttaatgatgctcagtagtgtttacatttttgcaggCCTTGAGTGGTATTTTGGTGTCagagtttgcttttgagcatatgagcaactgttttggtgtgatgggtttgcttttgagcatatgagcaactgttttggtgtgatgggtttgcttttgagcatatgagcaactgttttggtgtgatgggtttgcttttgagcatatgagcaactgttttggtgtgatgggttggttttgaaaagaaactgtgaGGTTTAGTGTACGTAGCtttagaaaagtgttttgtgtttagagttTTGTGAAAAGTGAGGGCAGTATCGTGAAATGTGTTTaagcaatagagaaaaactgtaactaaaatatttatataatttatattatttatttaataatgattgcctaaatgttatatatatatatccatttaagagatatttattttttaacaatttaaattCTTTAATGCTGGCATTTTGTTCAAAGTGTTTGGGAAGTGAGTTCCATGCCAACATAGCTCTGTAGATCACCATTTTtttataatagtttttatttatatttggcaGTGAAAAATTCCTCTGACAGCATGTCTTGTGCTATAACTGTGAGTTTCTAAACTGAAACATAGTTCGTTGTATATAATGTGCAGGATTTTTGATGTGGGTACATttcttataaatattaataattaataaagtaatctATCTCATACCATTTACCAGTTGATATCTTTATACATTCCAACTACATTCGTTCTATGCTATAAGACATTAACTTAACTTGAAAACACAAGTTCCCCTGCTGCCTTGAAAATGCAAGTAAACTCAGCTTGAAAATTGTCTATGTTTTAACTTCAGGCAACTTATcacagcattatttttttttaagttctgaaAGTTAATTGATTTTCAAACACAAGTGGTTTTGACTTAATACTTTAAGTTCAAACAAATAGGtattttaaattgtaaatgcaataaaactTTCATCACTTAGTTGAACAAGCATGCATttcttgattattttaaattgcatttttaatttaaaataactggacattaatataaattatttccAATTATCAATTATGAAATTCTGATTTGtttgaaatgacatttttaaatatcttaacAGATTATATCATTTACTTAAAACACACTAAATTTTGTTCAAAACCATTTATTTTGCATAAAACAACTATGAGGTCACAATGTGACTTATCTTTCATGTCTCTTTCACAGTCAGTCAGTAAAAAGACACTAATAgtataatcaaaatcaaatcagtATCAGGGATTTTCAATGCCTAAAAAGTTCCTCCCTCAGTCCAAATGAATGAATTACAGCATCAGAACAGACTACACACCTTGAACAACATACCTATGGACTTGCACTACCActcaaaagtttgggatcacTTTCACACTGGATTTAAAGGGAAAGTGATCCCAGATTTTCGAGTGGTAGTGTGGCTGTCATGGGCGCATAATAAAATCATGTGAATTGTCAGGACCCAAAACTATAATACATCCGCTggacatatacatatacatatacaaaataTATCAACATTACTACAATATTTATCTAAGTTCATAACTGTTTGTTGCTTTTAAACCTTTCTAACCTCTAACTAACCCTGCTCTGTGTATATATGAATAATAAGTTCCATGTACCTAACTGCATATATATGCACAAAAGAGAACAAAAGTCACGTGGCAAGAAACTAAACTgacttttaaaactattttcccAAATATTCTGTTATATCATCTGAAATTTGTTTGGACATGAGTTTGCAGTCTTCC
Encoded here:
- the LOC121642118 gene encoding E3 SUMO-protein ligase KIAA1586-like; translation: MVRTASETVLAETDAVFRTAYYLAKMNRPFTDHYDLIELQQRNGINMGTSLHSRYSSTAIVQHIAKEMQKKIVDSIVSSSSKLSVLIDEATSLSHKSAMIVYVKASTDGATPEFLFLDLVELESQRAAGIEEALLNSLNTAGFSEEWLQKNWVSFVSDGASVMLGKNTGVATRLTERYPNLFTWHCMNHRLELAVSDAVDEVQAVNHFKVFMEKIHNLYSQSNKNARELQEAAQEVGSQVLSIDRVLSTRWVASSFRSVKAVWRSYEALNRHFENAAEDKTRNSKERQTYRGLARRMQSKEFLCDLGPMYDVLSELSNLSQQLQAQSVTLLKADKFLRRTIRVLASFKDSPGEKSEEALQAQISGHFGSVSLESNAKLTQINGKQFLQSLITNMEKRLSFEDEILCDLSILDTNTWPSTPGIRHVNHLNFNHICNCITTMSRLATQLLPPFSYGVEMQLSKLEKTESLEKERGELLFEVKKRNNLHIIKEKMEKTFAHRR
- the LOC121642247 gene encoding uncharacterized protein LOC121642247, giving the protein MRATVIDHVIVHGMTMTEAGQRVQPNLSRFSVGTIIRAFREHNRVERLPFAGGRASRFTPAQEVLIVDMVRENNVIRLREIRERIIGDNLNFPTIDNVSLTTIDRVLKRQRVRMKQAYRVPFERNSGRIKHLRHQYVQRMFQLESMARPHEFIFVDEAGFNLTKRRRRGRNIIGQRAIVDVPGQRGGNITLCAAMSSRGLLHRHAELGAYNTERLLTFLGELRDVLHDNDHLNARPADHHDQQIPGPADLPIYVILWDNVSFHRSIQVREWFNINQQFINVCLPPYSPFLNPIEEFFSAWRWKVYDRQPYTRENLLRAMDLACDDVAVEAFQGWVRHARAFFPRCLAMDNIACDVDEVLWPDPARRRDASP